GATGACGCCCCAACCGCCGTTCGTCCCCACATCTGAACATCTCTACTGACACTCCCTGTGAAGGATGTTGCTCACGCACACGGTCGGTCTGGGCTacgacgtcgccgacccGGACCTCATGAAGTGGCacaaggccgtcggccgcaCCGCGACGAACCTCGACGCCAACCTCGACGGTTTCACCACGCCCTTCAAGTTCACCCCCGGCGAGGGATGGTACTATGGTACGGCCGTCGATTGGGCGGGCCAGGCGCTCGAGCGCATCACCGGCAAGAGGCTCGGCGCTTACCTCTCGGAGAACATCTTCGCGCCCTGCGGCATGCGGGATACGGGGTTCTGGCCCAAAGAGCTGCCCCACGTCGCCgagcggacggcggcgtggcagcaccgcggcggcgacggatcGTCCCTGGCCCCCGGCCCGGGTCCGCgcaacgtcgccgaggacgccatcgatagcggcggcgcggggctGTGGACCACCGCCCAGGACTACGGCGCGTTCCTGCAGGCGCTCCTGAgcggcgccctcgtcagcAAGGAGACGTTGGGGGAGATGGCGGTGCCCCAGCTGGACGAGAAGCAGGCCAGGATGCTCAAGGAGGTCGCGGACTTATGGGGGTCTCTCGCGGTGGAGTTCTCGTCGGACATGGAGCTCAATCACAGCCTGGCCGGGTGCGTCAACATGAGCGACGCGCCGGGGAAGCGAGAGAAGGGCAGCCTGCAGTGGAGCGGCATGTGCAACAGCCACTGGTGGATGGACCACGAGACGGGCGTCGCG
This genomic interval from Colletotrichum higginsianum IMI 349063 chromosome 9, whole genome shotgun sequence contains the following:
- a CDS encoding Beta-lactamase, which produces MASSTLDAVLKKYTAAGDDTKDKVLGAAFIVVNKDGILYSGSAGRIDFAADARSWDIDTFTYVASMTKLITSTAVMQLVERGLVGLDDDMRAVVPQLARMQILRGFDGDEQPILEDNATPITLRMLLTHTVGLGYDVADPDLMKWHKAVGRTATNLDANLDGFTTPFKFTPGEGWYYGTAVDWAGQALERITGKRLGAYLSENIFAPCGMRDTGFWPKELPHVAERTAAWQHRGGDGSSLAPGPGPRNVAEDAIDSGGAGLWTTAQDYGAFLQALLSGALVSKETLGEMAVPQLDEKQARMLKEVADLWGSLAVEFSSDMELNHSLAGCVNMSDAPGKREKGSLQWSGMCNSHWWMDHETGVAGALIVQSIPHGDPVVSRLYDELERAVYGELLSQ